A single window of Ovis canadensis isolate MfBH-ARS-UI-01 breed Bighorn chromosome 15, ARS-UI_OviCan_v2, whole genome shotgun sequence DNA harbors:
- the LOC138420297 gene encoding olfactory receptor 56A3-like yields the protein MKPISFMGCFLQMFIMNTFLPMESSTFLVMAYNRYVAICHPLRYPSIITEQFVINAAIFIIFRNLLATLPTPVLAARLNYCASNVVENCICANISVAKLSCGDIHLNKLYQFVSVWCLLGSDLILILLSYCFILSAVMHLQSGGASTKALSTCGSHLILILFFYTLLLVFIFTNKAGKKVSPEVPILLNVLHHLIPPALNPIVYGVRTQEIKQGIIKLFKYQF from the coding sequence ATGAAGCCCATCAGCTTTATGGGCTGCTTCCTGCAGATGTTCATCATGAATACATTCCTTCCCATGGAGTCCTCCACCTTTCTGGTCATGGCTTACAACCGCTACGTGGCCATCTGCCACCCACTGCGCTACCCATCCATCATCACGGAACAGTTTGTCATCAATGCGGCCATCTTCATCATCTTCCGCAATTTGCTGGCCACGCTGCCTACACCAGTTCTGGCTGCGAGACTCAATTACTGTGCCAGCAATGTAGTGGAAAACTGTATCTGTGCCAACATTTCTGTAGCAAAGCTCTCCTGTGGAGACATTCACCTAAATAAGCTCTACCAATTTGTGAGTGTTTGGTGCCTACTGGGTTCTGATCTGATCCTTATCTTGCTATCCTACTGCTTCATCTTGAGTGCTGTTATGCATTTGCAGTCAGGAGGTGCATCCACCAAAGCCTTGAGTACTTGTGGTTCCCATCTCATTCTTATACTTTTCTTCTATACATTGCTGCTAGTCTTCATCTTCACAAATAAGGCAGGGAAAAAAGTGTCCCCAGAGGTACCCATTCTTCTCAATGTCTTGCACCATCTCATCCCACCAGCCCTGAACCCCATTGTTTATGGAGTACGAACCCAGGAAATCAAGCAAGGGATTATCAAGCTATTCAAGTACCAGTTCTGA